Proteins encoded in a region of the bacterium genome:
- a CDS encoding electron transfer flavoprotein-ubiquinone oxidoreductase: MAEPQREELEVDVAIVGGGPAGLAAAIHLVQEARRRGVEPPSVALLEKAPEFGAHSLSGAVIDPRGLDALIPDWRAAGAPVEGDVEAESFMFLTPRHAFRAPWIPPQMNHHGGVIVSLQKLAAWLAERAEELEINLFPGFAGAALLREGGRIVGVRTGDRGLDRKGGRKGNYEAGYDVRARVTLLADGVRGNLSQQLIREERLAEGRNPMIYAGGVKEVWRLPAGRVRGGVVRHTLGFPLREDTFGGAFIYEMKDDLLALGIVAGLDSPDPRLNLHELLQRLKTHPFVRSLIDGGEAVSYGAKALPEGGWWSLPRLAADGALLLGDAAGFVNTMRLKGVHLAIESGIAAAETILDGLAADDLSAARLGEYETRMKEGAAGRELRRVRNFRQPYQDGLIVGALHTGAQLVSGGRGLYARHPAREDHELTQRLLAYKGVARPAFVHDGKLTFDKMADVYLSGTRHEENQPAHLVVADPSLCADRCAREYGNPCVSFCPAGVYEMAQADDGGRRLQLNFSNCVHCKVCDIADPYGVIVWTPPEGGDGPRYKTT; encoded by the coding sequence ATGGCGGAACCCCAGCGCGAAGAGCTGGAAGTCGACGTCGCGATCGTCGGCGGCGGACCGGCCGGACTGGCCGCGGCGATTCACTTGGTGCAGGAAGCGCGGCGGCGCGGCGTCGAGCCGCCGTCGGTCGCGCTGCTCGAGAAGGCGCCGGAGTTCGGCGCGCACTCCCTGTCCGGCGCGGTGATCGATCCGCGCGGACTCGACGCCCTGATCCCCGACTGGCGCGCCGCGGGCGCCCCCGTCGAGGGGGACGTCGAGGCGGAGTCGTTCATGTTCCTCACGCCGCGGCATGCGTTCCGCGCGCCGTGGATCCCGCCGCAGATGAACCACCACGGCGGGGTAATCGTCTCGCTGCAGAAGCTGGCCGCCTGGCTCGCGGAGCGGGCCGAGGAACTGGAGATCAACCTCTTCCCGGGGTTCGCCGGCGCGGCCCTGCTGCGCGAGGGCGGACGGATCGTCGGCGTGCGCACCGGCGACCGCGGCCTCGACCGCAAGGGGGGGCGCAAGGGGAACTACGAGGCCGGGTACGACGTGCGGGCGCGGGTCACGCTCCTCGCCGACGGCGTGCGCGGCAACCTCTCGCAGCAGCTGATCCGCGAGGAGCGGCTGGCCGAGGGGCGGAACCCGATGATCTACGCCGGCGGCGTCAAGGAAGTCTGGCGGCTTCCCGCCGGGCGGGTCCGCGGCGGCGTGGTCCGGCACACGCTCGGCTTCCCGCTGCGCGAAGACACCTTCGGCGGCGCGTTCATCTACGAGATGAAGGACGATCTGCTGGCGCTCGGAATCGTCGCCGGCCTCGACTCGCCCGATCCGCGCCTGAACCTGCACGAGCTGCTGCAGCGGCTCAAGACGCATCCGTTCGTGCGGTCGCTGATCGACGGCGGCGAGGCGGTCTCCTACGGCGCCAAGGCGCTCCCGGAAGGGGGCTGGTGGTCGCTCCCGCGCCTCGCGGCGGACGGCGCGCTCCTGCTCGGCGACGCCGCCGGGTTCGTCAACACCATGCGCCTCAAGGGGGTCCACTTGGCGATCGAGTCGGGGATCGCCGCGGCGGAAACCATCCTGGACGGGCTCGCCGCGGACGACCTTTCGGCCGCGCGTCTCGGCGAGTACGAGACGCGGATGAAGGAAGGCGCCGCGGGCCGCGAGCTCCGCCGCGTCCGCAACTTCCGCCAGCCGTATCAGGACGGCCTTATCGTCGGCGCGCTCCACACCGGGGCGCAGCTGGTCAGCGGCGGCCGCGGCCTCTACGCCCGCCATCCGGCGCGCGAGGACCACGAACTGACGCAGCGCCTGCTGGCCTACAAGGGCGTCGCCCGCCCGGCCTTCGTCCACGACGGGAAGCTGACGTTCGACAAGATGGCGGACGTCTATCTTTCGGGGACCCGGCACGAGGAGAACCAGCCGGCGCACCTCGTGGTCGCCGACCCGTCGCTCTGCGCCGACCGCTGCGCCCGCGAATACGGCAACCCCTGCGTTTCGTTCTGTCCGGCCGGCGTCTACGAGATGGCTCAGGCCGACGACGGCGGACGACGCCTCCAGCTCAACTTCTCGAACTGCGTCCACTGCAAGGTTTGCGACATCGCCGACCCGTACGGCGTGATCGTCTGGACGCCGCCGGAAGGGGGGGACGGTCCGCGCTACAAGACGACGTGA
- a CDS encoding cohesin domain-containing protein, with protein MTVADRFLRPSAVAPFFLAAAMVPLFAGCEKASEVKPEEQRIKVGFVASTICPDQTLTPATGTTQVQATVWAKDGTVAPNVPITFTVTPSDGVDFDGSGAQEIKTTASNGRAIVNFKAPRPTGDSYTFTTTLPTGDQSQGTLSWPLSPFVNFVSANTVPAPGAEFTVSMIVSYVCNIRSFDFDISFDPSLLELESDKTKQGDILNDVTTDGTTSTQTNATLTQTQVSDGLWHVNYARTSTDGKGVNTAGTYLTFTLKANASNTGDAQFKIPSGSMSVVPSVGGPYTMYTSSTSRVAYSTITVTASSSKYFLRR; from the coding sequence ATGACCGTTGCCGACCGTTTTCTTCGTCCGTCCGCCGTGGCGCCGTTCTTCCTCGCCGCCGCGATGGTCCCGCTGTTCGCCGGCTGCGAGAAGGCGAGCGAAGTCAAACCCGAAGAGCAGCGGATCAAGGTCGGCTTCGTCGCCTCGACCATCTGCCCCGACCAGACCCTCACCCCGGCGACCGGAACGACGCAGGTCCAGGCGACGGTCTGGGCGAAGGACGGCACCGTCGCGCCCAACGTGCCGATCACCTTCACCGTCACGCCGTCCGACGGCGTCGACTTCGACGGCAGCGGCGCGCAGGAAATCAAGACGACGGCGTCGAACGGCCGGGCGATCGTGAACTTCAAGGCCCCGCGCCCGACGGGGGACAGCTACACGTTCACCACGACGCTGCCGACGGGCGACCAGTCCCAAGGGACGCTCTCGTGGCCGCTCAGCCCGTTCGTCAACTTCGTCTCGGCCAACACCGTGCCGGCGCCCGGCGCCGAGTTCACGGTGAGCATGATCGTCAGCTACGTCTGCAACATCCGGAGCTTCGACTTCGACATCAGCTTCGACCCCTCGCTGCTCGAGCTGGAGAGCGACAAGACGAAGCAGGGCGACATCCTCAACGACGTCACCACCGACGGCACGACGTCGACGCAGACGAACGCGACGCTGACCCAGACCCAGGTTTCCGACGGCCTGTGGCACGTCAACTACGCCCGGACCTCGACGGACGGCAAGGGGGTCAACACCGCGGGGACCTACCTGACGTTCACGCTGAAGGCGAACGCGTCCAACACCGGCGACGCGCAGTTCAAGATTCCGAGCGGCTCGATGTCCGTCGTCCCTTCGGTCGGCGGCCCCTACACGATGTACACCAGCAGCACGAGCCGCGTCGCCTATTCGACGATCACCGTCACGGCCAGTTCCTCGAAGTACTTCCTGAGGCGCTGA
- a CDS encoding OmpA family protein — protein MTSRKLFSAGLGAAAAAGLTFLAVGCASSTKVDQFPKNLEATVAANPTVPDKVESIEARPWTVVTGQRVDFIVAGTKNRAVSLTVTGLDGEARGRTQKIDLSAQAAGYVGAITSGAPGQYRLEATMRGGPSGEPVKLVSSRALNVTVPPPPPVDKCDELKSMLATPRIHFAYDKSDIDAATDEFVKQLAAKLQDLGPRVGRLTIEGHCDERGTVNYNLALGDRRAKAVVGLLEKAPGMSGIKVDKISKGKEEPLILNAKTEEEHAQNRRAVVILECVPAK, from the coding sequence ATGACTTCTCGCAAATTGTTCAGCGCCGGACTCGGCGCGGCCGCGGCGGCCGGTTTGACGTTCTTGGCCGTCGGTTGCGCGAGCAGCACGAAAGTCGACCAATTCCCGAAGAACCTCGAGGCGACGGTCGCCGCGAATCCGACCGTGCCGGACAAGGTCGAGTCGATCGAAGCCCGGCCGTGGACCGTGGTCACCGGCCAGCGGGTCGATTTCATCGTCGCCGGAACGAAGAACCGCGCCGTGTCGCTGACCGTGACCGGCCTCGACGGCGAGGCCCGCGGGCGCACGCAGAAGATCGACCTCTCCGCGCAGGCCGCGGGGTACGTCGGGGCGATCACGTCGGGGGCGCCGGGGCAGTACCGTCTGGAGGCGACGATGCGCGGCGGTCCGTCGGGCGAGCCGGTGAAGCTGGTTTCCTCCCGCGCGCTGAACGTCACCGTTCCGCCGCCGCCGCCGGTCGACAAGTGCGACGAGCTCAAGTCGATGCTGGCGACGCCGCGGATTCACTTCGCGTACGACAAGTCGGACATCGACGCCGCGACGGACGAGTTCGTGAAGCAGCTCGCCGCCAAGCTCCAGGATCTGGGGCCGCGGGTCGGCCGGCTGACGATCGAAGGGCACTGCGACGAGCGCGGCACGGTCAACTACAACCTCGCGCTCGGCGACCGCCGCGCCAAGGCCGTGGTCGGCCTGCTGGAAAAGGCGCCGGGGATGTCCGGCATCAAAGTCGACAAGATCAGCAAGGGGAAGGAAGAGCCGCTGATCCTGAACGCGAAGACCGAGGAGGAGCACGCCCAGAACCGGCGGGCGGTGGTCATCCTCGAGTGCGTGCCGGCGAAGTAG
- a CDS encoding radical SAM protein, with protein MRIALCYRCDDRDAGDVYARVAPSGLLCLHGVLRRAGFDSRLFNFSGRAWREIEAALAAFAPRLVGVSHFTYNHAAAARLARTARRAAPGTIVVAGGAQATFLDEALLRSADAPDVCVRGEGEGPLLALAEALRAGEDRRAAIAGLSYRTAGGAIARTPDAPLAPDLDALYPPERFDAVEGVDPQTQFPFIVTSRGCPADCSFCCSPRFWRRKLRFRSAARVADEIEFLHRRFGIDYFSVRDDTFTARKERVREFCAELERRRLFLLWNCQSRVNFVDEERLVWMRRAGCEQVQFGVEAASEPVLARLNKQIHLPQVDSALAACRRVGLRAGAYFITGVPGQGEADIAANLDLVERSGLADVVVAPLAYYPGTALAEAAERAGRLDPAVFLSGRAERLLVRADDEARTQFEAMEAAAERSPDEPFDRGELERQLELVGPCHAALLALGRRLEREGDVGRARDLYREVAERWPESPWGARALAESSARTRPRGRRGRK; from the coding sequence ATGCGAATCGCGCTCTGTTATCGATGCGACGACCGGGACGCGGGGGACGTCTACGCCCGCGTCGCGCCGTCGGGATTGCTCTGCCTGCACGGCGTGCTGCGGCGCGCGGGATTCGATTCGCGTCTCTTCAACTTCAGCGGCCGAGCGTGGCGCGAGATCGAGGCCGCGCTGGCCGCGTTCGCGCCGCGCCTCGTGGGGGTCTCGCACTTCACCTACAACCACGCCGCCGCCGCGCGGCTGGCGCGGACCGCGCGCCGCGCGGCGCCCGGGACGATCGTCGTCGCCGGCGGCGCGCAGGCGACGTTCCTCGACGAGGCGCTGCTGCGCTCGGCCGACGCGCCGGACGTCTGCGTGCGCGGCGAAGGCGAGGGGCCGCTCCTCGCCCTGGCCGAGGCGCTGCGCGCCGGCGAGGACCGCCGCGCCGCGATCGCCGGGCTCAGCTACCGCACGGCAGGGGGCGCGATCGCGCGGACGCCCGACGCGCCGCTCGCGCCGGACCTCGACGCGCTCTACCCGCCCGAGCGGTTCGACGCGGTCGAAGGCGTCGATCCGCAGACGCAGTTCCCGTTCATCGTCACCTCGCGCGGCTGCCCCGCCGACTGCTCGTTCTGCTGCTCGCCGCGCTTCTGGCGGCGCAAGCTGCGCTTCCGCTCCGCGGCGCGGGTCGCCGACGAGATCGAGTTCCTGCACCGCCGCTTCGGCATCGACTACTTCAGCGTGCGGGACGACACGTTCACCGCGCGCAAGGAGCGGGTGCGGGAGTTCTGCGCGGAACTGGAGCGGCGGCGGCTCTTCCTGCTCTGGAACTGCCAGTCCCGCGTCAACTTCGTGGACGAGGAACGGCTGGTCTGGATGCGCCGCGCCGGCTGCGAGCAGGTGCAGTTCGGCGTCGAGGCGGCGAGCGAACCGGTCCTCGCGCGGCTGAACAAGCAGATCCATCTCCCCCAGGTCGATTCGGCGCTGGCGGCCTGCCGGCGCGTCGGCCTGCGCGCCGGGGCGTACTTCATCACCGGCGTGCCGGGGCAGGGCGAGGCGGACATCGCGGCGAACCTCGACCTCGTCGAGCGCTCGGGGCTGGCCGACGTCGTCGTCGCGCCGCTGGCCTACTACCCCGGGACAGCCCTCGCCGAGGCCGCCGAGCGGGCGGGGCGGCTGGATCCGGCGGTGTTCCTTTCGGGGCGCGCGGAGCGGCTGCTCGTGCGCGCGGACGACGAGGCGCGGACGCAGTTCGAGGCGATGGAGGCGGCGGCCGAGCGCTCGCCCGACGAGCCGTTCGACCGCGGCGAGCTGGAGCGGCAGCTGGAACTCGTCGGGCCGTGCCACGCCGCGCTGCTCGCGCTGGGACGACGTCTGGAGCGGGAAGGGGACGTCGGTCGGGCGCGGGACCTGTACCGCGAGGTCGCGGAGCGGTGGCCGGAATCGCCGTGGGGCGCCCGCGCCCTGGCGGAGTCGTCCGCGCGGACGCGCCCCCGCGGCCGCCGCGGGCGAAAGTGA
- a CDS encoding FAD-binding oxidoreductase: MSVAPAASPSSQQLFDSLARIVDPERILKRPIDLVAFASDASFYRLVPRAVVLAKSAEEVASLFHLSHRLRLPLTFRAAGTSLSGQSITDGLLVECARFFKDVKVENGGRQVRVAPGVIGAHVNRALRGTMAKMGPDPASIESCMLGGILANNSSGMCCGVAQNAYHTLRSLTFVLPSGTTIDSAAEGADEKFRRYEPALAEGLLELKRRIEGNPELRERIRRKYLSKNTTGYGLNSFLDYERPVDIFAHLLVGSEGTLAFIAEAVLDTVPDLPVKYTGLLLFPTLHAACAAIVPLRDAGAKALELMDRAALRSVEKEKGIPPSIKTLREGAAGLLVEFQCADEAERASLVALAEAEAAKLDLCEPPFFTADAAEQARLWKIRGGMLPSVGALRKSGTSVIIEDVAFPIDRLADAATDLTALFKKHGYDDAIIFGHAKDGNLHFVVAQGFNDQAAIDRYAAFIDDVVKLVVGRYDGAIKAEHGTGRNMAPFVETEWGPEALAVMRRLKELCDPEGLLNPGVVLNANPRAHIADLKTIPTVEDEVDKCMECGFCEPKCPSRALTMTPRQRIVVRRELARLAEGGDREWRAALEEDFPYDALDTCAADGLCATACPVGIDTGQLTKRLRHEMHGRSAEDTALWVAEHFASIEPLLRLGLRMGHLVQSVLGAGTMVAVTKAMRGLARRPFPLWSKEMPRAAKATRPPTVREGAAAIYFPACISRTMGRIPCEPSELSIMEALVAVAARAGRPVHIPPDVEGACCGVPFSSKGYEGARRAMAARTIEKFWRWSEEGTLPIVVDTSPCTYGLLHCREDLSPADKARFDKLRIVDAVEFVHDELLPRLGVKRKVASVVVHPVCSVIKMELTPKLTAIARACAEEVVVPDSAGCCGFAGDRGFLHPELTASATRLEAAEATAAPHDAYVSSSRTCEVGMTRATGEIYRSFLFLLEEATRP; the protein is encoded by the coding sequence ATGTCCGTCGCGCCCGCGGCTTCCCCCTCGTCGCAGCAGCTCTTCGACTCCCTCGCCCGGATCGTCGATCCGGAGCGGATCCTCAAGCGTCCGATCGACCTCGTCGCCTTCGCCTCCGACGCGAGCTTCTACCGCCTCGTGCCGAGGGCGGTCGTGCTGGCGAAGAGCGCGGAGGAGGTCGCGAGCCTGTTCCACCTCAGCCATCGGCTGCGGCTGCCGCTGACGTTCCGCGCCGCGGGGACGAGCCTCTCCGGCCAGTCGATCACCGACGGCCTGCTCGTCGAGTGCGCGCGCTTCTTCAAGGACGTCAAGGTCGAGAACGGCGGCCGCCAGGTCCGCGTCGCCCCGGGCGTGATCGGGGCGCACGTCAACCGCGCGCTGCGCGGGACGATGGCCAAGATGGGGCCGGACCCCGCCTCGATCGAGTCCTGCATGCTCGGCGGGATCCTCGCCAACAACTCCAGCGGGATGTGCTGCGGCGTGGCGCAGAACGCCTACCACACGCTGCGCTCGCTGACGTTCGTCCTCCCCTCCGGCACGACGATCGACAGCGCCGCCGAGGGCGCCGACGAGAAGTTCCGGCGCTACGAGCCGGCGCTGGCCGAAGGGCTCCTCGAGCTGAAGAGGCGGATCGAGGGGAACCCGGAACTGCGGGAGCGGATCCGCCGCAAGTACCTCTCCAAGAACACGACCGGCTACGGCCTCAACTCGTTCCTCGACTACGAGCGCCCGGTGGACATCTTCGCCCACCTGCTCGTCGGCTCGGAGGGGACGCTGGCCTTCATCGCCGAGGCGGTGCTCGACACCGTTCCCGACCTGCCGGTGAAGTACACCGGGCTGCTGCTCTTCCCGACGCTGCACGCCGCCTGCGCGGCGATCGTGCCGCTGCGCGACGCGGGGGCGAAGGCGCTGGAGCTGATGGACCGCGCCGCGCTCCGCTCGGTCGAGAAGGAGAAGGGGATACCGCCGTCGATCAAGACGCTGCGCGAAGGGGCGGCGGGGCTGCTTGTCGAGTTCCAGTGCGCCGACGAGGCGGAGCGGGCGTCGCTCGTCGCGCTCGCGGAGGCCGAAGCGGCGAAGCTCGACCTGTGCGAGCCGCCGTTCTTCACCGCCGACGCCGCCGAACAGGCGCGGCTCTGGAAGATCCGCGGCGGGATGCTCCCGTCGGTGGGGGCGCTGCGCAAGAGCGGCACGTCGGTGATCATCGAGGACGTCGCCTTCCCGATCGACCGGCTCGCCGACGCGGCGACCGACCTCACCGCCCTCTTCAAGAAGCACGGCTACGACGACGCGATCATCTTCGGCCACGCCAAGGACGGGAACCTCCACTTCGTCGTCGCGCAGGGGTTCAACGACCAGGCGGCGATCGACCGCTACGCGGCGTTCATCGACGACGTGGTGAAGCTGGTCGTCGGGCGGTACGACGGCGCGATCAAGGCCGAGCACGGCACGGGGCGGAACATGGCCCCGTTCGTCGAGACCGAGTGGGGGCCCGAGGCGCTCGCCGTGATGCGCCGCCTCAAGGAGCTCTGCGATCCCGAAGGGTTGCTCAATCCGGGCGTCGTGCTGAACGCGAATCCGCGGGCCCACATCGCCGACCTCAAGACGATTCCGACCGTCGAGGACGAGGTCGACAAGTGCATGGAGTGCGGCTTCTGCGAGCCGAAGTGCCCCAGCCGCGCGCTGACGATGACGCCGCGCCAGCGGATCGTCGTCCGCCGCGAGCTGGCGCGGCTCGCCGAGGGCGGGGACCGCGAGTGGCGCGCGGCGCTCGAGGAGGACTTCCCCTACGACGCGCTCGACACCTGCGCCGCCGACGGCCTCTGCGCCACCGCCTGCCCGGTGGGCATCGACACCGGGCAGTTGACGAAGCGGCTGCGCCACGAGATGCACGGCCGCTCCGCCGAGGACACGGCGCTTTGGGTGGCCGAACACTTCGCGTCGATCGAGCCGCTGCTGCGCCTCGGCCTGCGGATGGGGCATCTCGTTCAGTCGGTCCTCGGCGCGGGGACGATGGTCGCGGTCACCAAGGCGATGCGCGGGCTGGCGCGCCGGCCGTTCCCTCTCTGGAGCAAGGAGATGCCGCGCGCGGCGAAGGCGACGCGTCCTCCGACCGTCCGCGAGGGGGCGGCGGCGATCTACTTCCCGGCCTGCATCTCGCGGACGATGGGGCGCATTCCCTGCGAGCCGTCCGAGTTGTCGATCATGGAGGCGCTCGTCGCGGTGGCGGCGCGCGCCGGGCGGCCGGTGCACATCCCGCCCGACGTCGAGGGCGCCTGCTGCGGCGTGCCGTTCTCGTCGAAGGGGTACGAAGGGGCGCGGCGCGCGATGGCGGCGCGGACGATCGAGAAGTTCTGGCGCTGGAGCGAGGAGGGGACGCTGCCGATCGTCGTCGACACGAGCCCCTGCACCTACGGGCTGCTGCACTGCCGCGAGGACCTGAGCCCCGCCGACAAGGCGAGGTTCGACAAGCTGCGGATCGTCGATGCCGTCGAGTTCGTCCACGACGAACTGCTGCCGCGCCTCGGGGTCAAGCGGAAGGTCGCGAGCGTCGTCGTCCATCCGGTCTGCTCGGTGATCAAGATGGAGCTGACGCCGAAGCTGACCGCGATCGCGCGCGCCTGCGCCGAGGAGGTCGTCGTGCCGGACAGCGCCGGCTGCTGCGGCTTCGCCGGCGACCGCGGCTTCCTGCATCCGGAGCTGACCGCTTCGGCGACGCGGCTCGAGGCGGCGGAGGCGACGGCCGCGCCGCACGACGCCTACGTCTCGAGCAGCCGCACCTGCGAGGTCGGCATGACGCGGGCGACGGGCGAGATTTACCGCTCGTTCCTGTTCCTGCTGGAGGAGGCGACGCGTCCCTGA
- a CDS encoding zf-TFIIB domain-containing protein, which produces MNAKNRDARVDGGAARGCPACGAALAAERRSPGIVQRCGACGGFGLTIEALRNERGAGAAAALWTSVVRAPRISPRRCPSCGAPFAAVRAPRGKDGATVEACSSCRLLWFDRADAELPAARAASPHAFIRKASSRRLADAIAESAARSAPDDMAYGEPEQWWQWLAGWLGLPLLYDEDGAGRTAWVARAFALACVAAGVAALVGPPDLVGRMAFDFADPLRSGGLTIVSSAFAHVGPFHLLANLWFLLLIGGAAERDLGHGRFALLLVSAHVGGLLGLACAGEQRLVVGASGAIAGAIAYFGLRFPKRRIGVLLQFLFRPICWIAFPAIVWLGLWFVGQRCGALLLPEFGSPIAYAGHLGGAAAGAVAWALRRRDGAPAV; this is translated from the coding sequence ATGAACGCGAAGAACCGCGATGCGCGCGTCGACGGCGGCGCGGCGCGCGGATGCCCGGCGTGCGGGGCGGCGCTCGCCGCCGAGCGGCGCTCGCCGGGAATCGTGCAGCGTTGCGGCGCGTGCGGCGGCTTCGGCCTGACGATCGAGGCGCTGCGGAACGAGCGCGGCGCGGGCGCGGCCGCGGCGCTCTGGACGTCGGTCGTCCGCGCTCCGCGGATCTCGCCGCGCCGCTGCCCTTCGTGCGGCGCGCCGTTCGCGGCGGTCCGCGCGCCGCGCGGCAAGGACGGCGCGACGGTCGAGGCCTGTTCCTCCTGCCGCCTGCTCTGGTTCGACCGGGCGGACGCCGAACTGCCCGCCGCGCGCGCCGCGTCGCCGCACGCCTTCATCAGGAAGGCGTCCAGTCGGCGCCTCGCGGACGCGATCGCCGAAAGCGCCGCGCGTTCGGCGCCGGACGACATGGCGTACGGCGAGCCGGAGCAATGGTGGCAGTGGCTCGCCGGATGGCTCGGGTTGCCGCTGCTCTACGACGAGGACGGCGCGGGGCGGACCGCGTGGGTCGCGCGCGCCTTCGCGTTGGCCTGCGTCGCGGCCGGCGTCGCCGCGCTCGTCGGGCCGCCCGACCTCGTCGGGCGGATGGCCTTCGACTTCGCCGATCCACTGCGCTCCGGGGGGCTGACGATCGTCTCCTCGGCGTTCGCGCACGTCGGCCCGTTCCATCTGCTGGCGAACCTGTGGTTCCTGTTGCTGATCGGCGGGGCGGCGGAGCGGGACCTGGGGCACGGGCGCTTCGCGCTCCTGCTCGTCTCGGCCCACGTCGGCGGCCTTCTCGGCTTGGCCTGCGCCGGGGAGCAGCGCCTTGTCGTCGGCGCGAGCGGCGCGATCGCGGGGGCGATCGCCTACTTCGGTCTGCGCTTCCCGAAGCGCCGGATCGGCGTCCTGCTGCAGTTCCTCTTCCGGCCGATCTGCTGGATCGCGTTCCCGGCGATCGTCTGGCTCGGCCTCTGGTTCGTCGGCCAACGCTGCGGGGCGCTGCTCCTGCCGGAATTTGGGTCGCCGATCGCCTACGCCGGGCACCTCGGCGGGGCCGCGGCGGGGGCCGTCGCGTGGGCGCTCCGCCGGCGGGACGGGGCCCCCGCCGTCTGA
- the gltX gene encoding glutamate--tRNA ligase, whose amino-acid sequence MSKLRVRFAPSPTGYLHVGGARTALFNYLYARKSGGVFVLRIEDTDKERSTDENTKQILDSMRWLGLDWDEGPHLQSEGLDRHRGAALRLLDEGKAYRCFCPPELIERKRQLASDHGDGWKYDRTCLSISPERSLEMAAAGVPFCVRFLVPDGETTFQDMVHGRTTLKHDEMEDFVLLRSDGSPTYHLSVVCDDVQMGITHVVRGDDHISNTPKQILLYKALGAEPPIFAHLPLILGPDKKRLSKRHGATAVMAYEQQGILASAMVNFLGLLGWNPKGDREIMTLAEMVEAFDFSGVGSSAAVFDTEKLLWMSGKHMERTPAAELLPLIEEQLGARGLWTPQDRDPARLARVQAMIDLSKVRQRTLPDLARDVARYLSDDVEIEEDARRKHLAGDDLAARLLALRDALAGCADWAPAELETAVRGAAEKLGVSAAKLIHPARVAVLGVAVSPGIFEVLAAIGRESTMKRVEALVAATARA is encoded by the coding sequence ATGAGCAAGCTGCGGGTGCGCTTCGCGCCCTCCCCCACCGGCTACCTGCACGTCGGCGGCGCCCGGACGGCGCTGTTCAACTACCTCTACGCGCGCAAGTCGGGCGGCGTCTTCGTCCTGCGGATCGAGGACACCGACAAGGAACGCTCCACCGACGAGAACACGAAGCAGATCCTCGACTCGATGCGCTGGCTGGGGCTCGACTGGGACGAAGGTCCGCACCTTCAGTCGGAGGGGCTCGACCGCCACCGCGGCGCGGCGCTGCGGCTGCTCGACGAGGGGAAGGCGTACCGCTGCTTCTGCCCGCCCGAGCTGATCGAGCGGAAGCGGCAGCTCGCCTCCGACCACGGCGACGGCTGGAAGTACGACCGCACCTGCCTCTCGATCTCCCCCGAGCGCTCGCTGGAGATGGCCGCGGCCGGCGTGCCGTTCTGCGTCCGCTTCCTCGTCCCCGACGGGGAGACGACGTTCCAGGACATGGTCCACGGCCGCACGACGCTCAAGCACGACGAAATGGAGGACTTCGTCCTGCTGCGCTCCGACGGCAGCCCGACCTATCACCTCTCGGTCGTCTGCGACGACGTCCAGATGGGGATCACGCACGTCGTGCGCGGCGACGACCACATCAGCAACACGCCGAAGCAGATCCTGCTCTACAAGGCGCTCGGCGCCGAGCCGCCGATCTTCGCCCACCTGCCGCTGATCCTCGGCCCCGACAAGAAGCGGCTCTCCAAGCGCCACGGCGCGACGGCGGTGATGGCCTACGAGCAGCAGGGGATCCTCGCCTCGGCGATGGTCAACTTCCTCGGGCTGCTCGGCTGGAACCCCAAGGGGGACCGCGAAATCATGACCCTCGCCGAGATGGTCGAGGCGTTCGACTTCTCCGGCGTCGGCTCGTCGGCCGCGGTCTTCGACACCGAGAAGCTGCTCTGGATGAGCGGCAAGCACATGGAGCGGACCCCCGCGGCCGAGTTGCTGCCGCTGATCGAGGAGCAGTTGGGCGCGCGCGGCCTCTGGACGCCGCAGGACCGCGACCCGGCGCGCCTCGCGCGCGTCCAGGCGATGATCGACCTGAGCAAGGTCCGACAGCGCACGCTCCCCGACCTCGCCCGCGACGTCGCCCGCTACCTCTCCGACGACGTCGAGATCGAGGAGGACGCGCGCCGCAAGCACCTCGCCGGCGACGACCTCGCGGCGCGCCTGCTGGCCCTGCGCGACGCGCTCGCCGGCTGCGCCGACTGGGCGCCGGCGGAGCTGGAGACGGCCGTCCGCGGCGCCGCGGAGAAGCTCGGCGTGTCCGCCGCCAAGCTGATCCACCCGGCGCGCGTGGCCGTGCTCGGCGTGGCCGTGAGCCCGGGGATCTTCGAGGTCCTCGCGGCGATCGGCCGGGAATCGACGATGAAGCGGGTCGAGGCGCTCGTCGCGGCGACGGCCCGGGCCTGA